A region of Marnyiella aurantia DNA encodes the following proteins:
- a CDS encoding glutathionylspermidine synthase family protein, which produces MNRIPTIPRQNWQQKLEDLGFGFHSLDDAYWDESAYYEFDRNEVDQLEKATQELWDMYLEAVEHVISKNLFFKFQIPEWFRKPITDSWENDAPSIYGRFDLGYDGHQIKLLEFNADTPTSLFEGSVIQWYWLKDKFPNNDQFNSIHEKLIEYWKHLKPYLSCDFVHFASLTNIEDVTTVEYMRDCASQAGLETQYIAVQDIGWAEEIKEFIDENREVMQVIFKLYPYEWILAEDFGKNLAGNLHKTQWIEPAWKMLASSKAMLPVLWELYPNHPYLLESYFEPRHLVSYAKKPLYSREGANISLFKNYRPIEENSGTYGKEGYIYQQLFDLPDFSGNFPVIGSWIVGQEAAGIGVRESVNLITNNQSRFVPHLIT; this is translated from the coding sequence ATGAACAGGATCCCTACTATCCCACGTCAAAACTGGCAGCAGAAACTGGAAGATCTCGGATTTGGTTTCCATTCGCTGGACGATGCCTATTGGGATGAAAGCGCATACTATGAATTTGACCGCAACGAAGTAGACCAACTCGAAAAGGCTACACAGGAATTATGGGATATGTACCTGGAAGCCGTGGAACATGTAATTTCTAAAAACCTCTTCTTTAAATTCCAGATCCCCGAATGGTTCCGAAAACCCATCACCGACAGCTGGGAAAACGATGCACCATCCATATACGGCAGGTTTGATCTGGGGTACGACGGTCATCAAATCAAACTTCTGGAGTTTAATGCCGATACGCCAACCTCACTATTTGAAGGATCTGTAATACAATGGTATTGGCTGAAGGATAAATTCCCAAATAATGACCAGTTTAATTCCATCCACGAAAAACTGATTGAGTACTGGAAGCACCTGAAACCTTACCTTAGCTGCGATTTCGTACACTTTGCTTCCCTGACCAATATTGAAGATGTAACCACGGTAGAATATATGCGCGACTGCGCCTCGCAGGCTGGTCTGGAAACGCAATACATAGCAGTTCAGGATATAGGCTGGGCTGAAGAAATTAAGGAATTTATTGACGAAAACCGAGAGGTGATGCAGGTGATCTTCAAACTCTATCCCTATGAGTGGATTCTGGCAGAAGATTTTGGGAAAAACCTGGCAGGCAATCTGCACAAAACACAGTGGATTGAGCCGGCGTGGAAAATGCTGGCTTCGTCAAAAGCTATGCTTCCCGTACTTTGGGAACTGTATCCCAACCATCCTTATCTTCTGGAGAGTTATTTTGAGCCGCGTCATCTCGTGAGCTATGCCAAAAAGCCACTCTATTCGCGTGAGGGAGCAAATATATCGCTCTTCAAAAATTACCGTCCTATTGAAGAAAACAGCGGAACTTACGGAAAGGAAGGATATATCTATCAGCAGTTATTTGACCTTCCTGATTTCAGCGGGAATTTTCCCGTGATTGGGAGTTGGATCGTCGGTCAGGAAGCGGCGGGAATTGGTGTGCGTGAAAGTGTAAACCTGATTACCAACAACCAAAGCCGGTTTGTGCCTCACCTGATCACATAA
- the ypfJ gene encoding KPN_02809 family neutral zinc metallopeptidase, with the protein MKWTGDRSGNVDDRRGAGSGGMLVGGGLGSLIIAAIVFFLGGDPSAILSTGGSSTAQTEQRDLTQEELQVREFVQMITAENEQTWDKIFSENGMQYSPAKVVMFEGMTQSGCGTAQDAMGPFYCPSDQSIYMDMSFFSELQSRFGAEVTEFSVAYVMAHEMGHHVQNLLGTLQKTEQLRRSGNYSETDMNQVSVATELQADFYAGLWARYTENREKFLEPGDLEAAMSAAEAVGDDNIQKRSQGYVNQESFTHGSSAQRKEWFMKGYNTGDIRQGDTFNALLK; encoded by the coding sequence ATGAAATGGACTGGGGACCGTAGCGGTAATGTGGACGACAGAAGAGGTGCCGGCAGTGGTGGAATGCTGGTAGGCGGCGGATTGGGCTCGCTTATTATTGCCGCCATCGTATTTTTCCTGGGTGGAGACCCTTCAGCTATCCTCAGTACCGGAGGATCATCCACTGCACAAACTGAGCAGCGTGACCTAACACAGGAGGAACTGCAGGTGCGGGAGTTTGTTCAGATGATCACTGCAGAGAATGAACAGACCTGGGATAAAATATTTTCGGAGAACGGTATGCAGTACAGCCCTGCAAAAGTGGTGATGTTTGAAGGGATGACACAATCCGGCTGCGGAACCGCACAGGATGCTATGGGACCTTTTTACTGTCCCTCGGATCAGTCCATTTATATGGATATGAGTTTCTTTTCCGAATTGCAGAGCCGGTTTGGTGCAGAAGTCACTGAGTTTTCTGTAGCGTACGTGATGGCTCATGAAATGGGACATCATGTTCAGAATTTATTGGGAACTCTGCAGAAAACAGAACAGCTTAGACGAAGCGGTAACTATTCTGAAACGGATATGAACCAGGTTTCAGTCGCTACGGAATTACAGGCGGACTTTTACGCTGGATTATGGGCACGTTATACCGAAAACCGTGAGAAATTTCTGGAACCGGGTGACCTGGAAGCTGCGATGAGTGCGGCTGAAGCTGTGGGTGATGATAATATACAGAAGCGGTCTCAGGGTTATGTAAATCAGGAAAGTTTCACTCACGGTAGCTCAGCACAGCGAAAAGAGTGGTTTATGAAAGGTTACAACACCGGCGATATCAGGCAGGGTGACACCTTCAATGCATTACTTAAATAA
- a CDS encoding tetratricopeptide repeat protein, translating into MAKHKQNEKTPEGKETVEFFKDLDKEALQTERFLEKNSKILVILFVSMVAAVLVYFAYQQFVVAPKNLEATKSYLAAQKNLAEGNNAEALGGKSAANPGFLGTAKEYTNTSVGKLSAYNAGLLKFKEGKYQEAYDLLDQFSSDNEVLMALKYGAMADAQSNLNRNDEALSLLEKAMNASDDPYTKYYFTRKAGTVALALNKKDLAKKYFTSVDEKFKDYDNGMSDAYIEMVKYF; encoded by the coding sequence ATGGCAAAACATAAACAAAACGAAAAAACTCCGGAAGGTAAGGAAACAGTTGAATTCTTCAAGGATCTGGATAAGGAAGCTTTGCAGACTGAGCGTTTTCTGGAGAAGAACTCCAAAATTCTGGTTATTTTGTTTGTTTCAATGGTGGCTGCCGTGCTGGTGTACTTTGCGTACCAGCAATTTGTTGTGGCTCCTAAAAATCTGGAAGCTACCAAAAGCTATCTGGCTGCACAGAAAAATTTGGCCGAAGGTAATAACGCTGAAGCATTGGGTGGGAAATCTGCGGCTAATCCAGGGTTCCTGGGTACTGCAAAGGAATACACCAATACATCTGTAGGGAAACTTTCTGCTTATAATGCAGGTCTTCTTAAATTTAAAGAAGGCAAATACCAGGAAGCCTATGATTTGCTGGATCAGTTCTCATCAGATAATGAAGTCCTGATGGCTCTTAAATATGGCGCTATGGCCGATGCTCAGTCTAATCTGAACAGAAATGACGAGGCACTTTCGCTGCTTGAAAAAGCAATGAATGCTTCAGACGATCCTTATACCAAATATTACTTTACCCGAAAAGCCGGTACAGTAGCGCTCGCGCTTAATAAAAAGGATCTGGCGAAGAAGTATTTCACTTCCGTAGATGAGAAGTTCAAGGATTACGACAACGGAATGTCCGACGCTTATATTGAAATGGTAAAATACTTCTAA
- the ribH gene encoding 6,7-dimethyl-8-ribityllumazine synthase translates to MATVNLSDYKPLHIQNADSFRIGIVVSEWNDFVTHNLRDGAVEVLTTEGVKRENILVFSVPGAFELSYASMQLCKEKQFDAVIAVGCVIRGETSHFDYVCQAVTHGIKDCNILTDTPTIFCVLTDDTKEQSIARSGGTLGNKGVEAAVTALQMIGFRNKYGK, encoded by the coding sequence ATGGCAACAGTTAATCTTTCAGATTACAAACCATTACATATACAAAATGCTGATTCTTTCCGAATTGGCATTGTTGTTTCAGAGTGGAATGATTTTGTAACCCACAACCTTCGCGACGGTGCAGTAGAAGTACTTACCACAGAAGGCGTGAAGCGCGAAAATATTTTGGTTTTCAGCGTTCCCGGTGCATTTGAACTAAGCTATGCCTCCATGCAGCTTTGTAAAGAGAAACAGTTTGATGCTGTAATTGCAGTTGGCTGTGTGATACGCGGAGAAACTTCGCATTTCGACTATGTATGCCAGGCTGTGACGCACGGCATTAAAGACTGTAATATCCTTACAGATACACCCACCATTTTCTGCGTTTTAACAGACGATACCAAAGAGCAGTCCATTGCCAGGAGTGGCGGTACTTTAGGAAATAAAGGGGTGGAGGCTGCCGTTACGGCACTGCAGATGATTGGTTTCCGAAATAAATACGGAAAATAA
- a CDS encoding DUF6909 family protein: MATNLRARETTEAIERLYVTMRHLFYRGFFKPGGVSGESIRNLLMVISPEIYGSMAVSNKVELDGLLYVLDRLPAGIEETAFVHLTSDEGFEKGSFEIIVPKKRRRNCYRIDEQQMNIEVLLGRSEIYDILTHLTFLYIEADKIRELGYRKDEDYKPTRTWRIIEEVAKGQNKLSRKEKEIALIHLSSLLGRTFDEVLHAYNSFGDDTNPDRLFKIIYYLGKTSLDDMKGVREREIYFSAILRERVGHHLFGEKWANRVKEVLATNDLHMRPLHIISANMHSVKNMLYGNDAVGRKSSKEVDYSFYQEISNQRPLQEKVLDYSESQGLIYIDDNSGSNIDVQIIDLSKVDLTNSPFQNIKYDGEDVILVFDYAFGEQAYEIMDELLRPYEHNQEVYTMKVKSISIMGKAGILTGAKGDIMIPTSHIFEGTADNYVFENALKLEDFEDDEIKAYEGSMITVLGTSLQNKDILTYFMNTTWNAVGLEMEGAHYHKAIQVASKIRHHISPDLFVCYAYYASDNPLETGSTLSSGGLGLTGVKPTYLITMKILEKILNSSDSI, encoded by the coding sequence GAAATCTTCTTATGGTCATCTCGCCTGAAATTTACGGTTCTATGGCCGTATCCAACAAGGTGGAACTAGATGGGTTACTTTATGTGCTGGACCGGTTGCCGGCTGGGATTGAAGAAACTGCGTTTGTTCACCTTACTTCGGACGAGGGCTTTGAAAAAGGCAGTTTTGAGATTATTGTACCGAAGAAGCGCCGCCGTAACTGCTACCGTATTGACGAACAGCAGATGAATATTGAGGTCCTTCTGGGCCGTTCCGAAATCTATGATATCCTTACACATCTTACCTTTCTTTATATAGAAGCCGATAAAATCCGCGAACTGGGTTACCGTAAGGATGAGGATTACAAACCCACCAGAACCTGGAGGATTATAGAAGAAGTTGCGAAAGGTCAGAATAAACTAAGCCGCAAAGAAAAGGAAATTGCTCTTATACACCTTTCATCGCTGTTGGGAAGGACTTTTGACGAAGTTCTCCATGCCTACAACAGTTTTGGAGATGATACTAATCCGGACCGCCTGTTTAAGATCATCTATTATCTGGGCAAGACCAGCCTGGACGATATGAAAGGGGTTCGCGAACGCGAAATCTACTTCAGTGCTATCCTTAGGGAACGTGTGGGTCATCACCTTTTTGGTGAGAAATGGGCCAACCGGGTTAAGGAAGTTTTGGCTACCAACGACCTTCACATGCGGCCGCTGCATATTATCTCGGCTAATATGCATTCGGTAAAAAATATGCTTTACGGAAATGATGCGGTGGGCCGCAAATCCAGCAAAGAAGTGGACTATTCTTTTTATCAGGAAATCAGCAATCAGAGGCCACTGCAGGAAAAAGTCCTGGATTATTCCGAAAGTCAGGGTCTTATCTATATTGATGACAACAGCGGGAGTAATATTGACGTCCAGATTATTGATTTAAGCAAGGTAGATCTTACAAACTCCCCATTCCAGAACATTAAATATGATGGTGAGGATGTAATTCTTGTTTTTGACTATGCTTTCGGTGAGCAGGCTTACGAGATTATGGACGAATTGCTGAGACCCTATGAACATAATCAGGAAGTTTACACAATGAAGGTGAAATCCATATCGATTATGGGTAAAGCCGGAATTTTAACAGGAGCCAAAGGTGACATTATGATTCCCACCTCTCATATCTTTGAGGGCACGGCAGATAATTATGTTTTCGAAAACGCCCTTAAACTTGAGGATTTTGAAGATGATGAGATAAAAGCTTACGAAGGTTCAATGATCACAGTTTTGGGTACTTCCCTACAGAACAAAGACATTTTAACCTATTTTATGAATACGACCTGGAACGCGGTGGGTCTGGAAATGGAAGGCGCGCATTATCATAAAGCAATTCAGGTTGCCTCCAAGATCAGGCATCATATTTCACCCGACCTTTTTGTATGTTACGCCTATTATGCATCTGATAATCCACTTGAAACAGGTTCAACCTTATCCTCTGGAGGACTCGGTCTGACAGGTGTAAAGCCAACGTACCTGATAACAATGAAGATTCTGGAGAAAATATTGAATTCATCGGACAGTATCTGA
- a CDS encoding adenine phosphoribosyltransferase, producing the protein MSADLVQRLENAIETVPNFPHDGIMFRDITPIFLDHLLYADVILNLAEFSRGKVDAVCGIESRGYLFGIAVAVAIGVPFILIRKKGKLPPPFVAEKYDLEYGSAEIEMREGQLKPGQRVLIHDDLLATGGTTEAAARLVQKQGATVSQFSFLIGLRGLQGEQKLAQFDAEIHKILEY; encoded by the coding sequence ATGTCAGCAGACTTAGTACAAAGGCTTGAAAATGCAATTGAAACCGTGCCCAATTTTCCTCATGATGGTATTATGTTTCGCGACATCACGCCCATTTTTTTGGATCACCTGCTTTATGCTGATGTGATTTTGAATTTAGCCGAATTCAGCAGAGGGAAGGTTGATGCGGTATGTGGTATTGAAAGTCGGGGCTATCTTTTTGGGATTGCTGTTGCAGTGGCCATTGGGGTGCCATTCATCCTTATACGTAAGAAGGGCAAACTTCCGCCACCGTTCGTTGCAGAGAAATATGATCTTGAATATGGGTCTGCGGAGATTGAGATGCGTGAAGGCCAGTTAAAGCCCGGTCAGCGTGTATTGATTCATGACGATTTGCTTGCTACAGGAGGCACTACCGAAGCTGCAGCACGTCTGGTACAGAAGCAGGGCGCCACTGTTTCGCAATTTAGTTTCCTGATTGGTTTAAGAGGTTTGCAGGGCGAGCAGAAACTGGCGCAGTTTGATGCGGAAATTCACAAAATTCTTGAGTATTAA
- a CDS encoding 2'-5' RNA ligase family protein produces the protein MSLYFIAFEPPPEVSDEIRLIAKDFAVRFGAERAYNSFPHITLIPPFSFDEQNESEVVGKFMKMILTVNPFWMRLTGYNCFNKPQNPVIYLEPESNKELQKIYSETNSAMSAFNYAGHFHPHLTVAFRDLSPEAFLKAWEQYCSKKVDFNFPVEKISLYKHLHGKWHPIAYRDLPSAK, from the coding sequence ATGAGCCTCTACTTCATTGCATTCGAACCACCGCCGGAAGTCTCAGATGAGATCAGGCTAATCGCGAAGGACTTCGCTGTACGATTTGGCGCCGAACGGGCGTACAACAGCTTCCCGCATATTACTTTGATCCCGCCTTTCAGTTTTGATGAGCAAAATGAAAGTGAAGTTGTAGGTAAGTTTATGAAAATGATCCTGACGGTAAATCCTTTTTGGATGCGTTTAACAGGCTATAACTGCTTCAACAAACCCCAGAATCCTGTTATATATCTTGAGCCGGAATCTAACAAAGAACTTCAGAAAATTTATTCCGAAACCAATTCTGCGATGTCTGCGTTTAATTATGCCGGCCATTTTCATCCTCACCTTACCGTGGCGTTCCGTGACCTAAGTCCCGAAGCATTTTTAAAGGCATGGGAGCAATATTGCAGTAAGAAAGTTGACTTTAATTTTCCTGTAGAAAAAATCAGCCTTTATAAGCACCTGCACGGGAAGTGGCATCCCATTGCTTACCGGGACCTTCCTTCAGCAAAATAA